One Streptomyces mobaraensis NBRC 13819 = DSM 40847 DNA segment encodes these proteins:
- a CDS encoding RNA polymerase sigma-70 factor, with protein MTAGAAGAAGATTAEHAPERGGTSRTDDFEELRPLLFSIAYRLLGSVSEAEDAVQETWLRFAATPTRPRSVRAFLSTTVTRIAIDVLRSARVRREAYVGPWFPEPLLADPYEDPERSAELADSVSMAALLLLERLSPAERAVFVLREVFDFGFPEVAAAVGRSEAACRQLAVRARRHMADGRPRFEAPREEREELAARFFGALREGDVTGLRDLLATDASVVGDGGGKTPQLARAVIGGGKVARLLAAFFPRLAHADVTYERTEVNGQEGAVFRDRDGKVLQVMALDVHDGRIHAIRIVLNPDKLGHVGPVADAWAIHHELRRTPRGAD; from the coding sequence ATGACAGCGGGGGCAGCGGGGGCAGCGGGGGCGACGACCGCGGAGCACGCACCGGAGCGCGGTGGCACGAGCAGGACCGACGACTTCGAGGAACTGCGCCCCCTCCTCTTCTCGATCGCCTACCGCCTCCTGGGCAGCGTGAGCGAGGCCGAGGACGCCGTCCAGGAGACCTGGCTCCGCTTCGCCGCCACTCCGACGCGGCCCCGCTCGGTCAGGGCCTTCCTCTCGACCACGGTCACCCGGATCGCCATCGACGTGCTGCGCTCGGCCCGCGTCCGGCGGGAGGCGTACGTCGGGCCGTGGTTCCCCGAGCCGTTGCTCGCCGACCCCTACGAGGACCCGGAGCGCTCGGCGGAGCTGGCCGACTCCGTCTCGATGGCCGCCCTGTTGCTGCTGGAGCGGCTGAGTCCGGCGGAGCGGGCGGTGTTCGTGCTGCGGGAGGTGTTCGACTTCGGCTTCCCCGAGGTCGCGGCGGCCGTGGGACGCTCCGAGGCGGCCTGCCGCCAGCTCGCCGTCCGGGCCCGGCGCCACATGGCCGACGGCCGCCCGCGCTTCGAGGCGCCCCGCGAGGAGCGCGAGGAGCTGGCGGCACGGTTCTTCGGCGCCCTGCGCGAGGGCGACGTCACCGGCCTGCGCGACCTCCTCGCCACCGACGCGTCGGTGGTCGGGGACGGCGGCGGGAAGACCCCGCAGCTGGCCAGGGCCGTCATCGGCGGCGGGAAGGTGGCCCGGCTGCTCGCCGCCTTCTTCCCGCGCCTGGCGCACGCCGACGTGACGTACGAGCGCACGGAGGTCAACGGGCAGGAGGGTGCCGTCTTCCGCGACCGGGACGGCAAGGTGCTCCAGGTCATGGCGCTCGACGTGCACGACGGGCGGATCCACGCCATCCGCATCGTGCTCAACCCCGACAAGCTCGGGCACGTCGGACCGGTGGCGGACGCCTGGGCCATCCACCACGAGCTGCGCCGCACGCCGAGGGGCGCGGACTGA
- a CDS encoding maleylpyruvate isomerase N-terminal domain-containing protein, which produces MVTPPPSPGRTSSSAAASSSPSASVASPGSVASGSAADDLALVVRLASDALRQADPSAWDRPAGGLEWTCWETVEHLSDDFFAYAAQLGPRRPPQDGEVPFVWESRRPGGPANVIHADRAAGPDGLLHVLEACGALLVAMVRTAPPDVRAHHVFGASDPAGFAAMGTVEALLHTHDLAAGLGLAWNPPADVCARVRTRLFPDAPADTDPWATLLWATGRGELPGRERVTRWRWDGRPRE; this is translated from the coding sequence ATGGTGACTCCTCCGCCGTCTCCCGGCCGTACGTCCTCCTCCGCCGCCGCCTCCTCTTCCCCTTCCGCTTCCGTCGCCTCGCCCGGTTCCGTCGCCTCCGGTTCCGCCGCCGACGATCTGGCCCTCGTCGTACGGCTCGCGTCGGACGCCCTCCGGCAGGCCGACCCGTCCGCCTGGGACCGCCCGGCGGGTGGCCTGGAGTGGACGTGCTGGGAGACCGTCGAGCACCTGAGCGACGACTTCTTCGCCTACGCCGCCCAGTTGGGCCCGCGCCGGCCGCCGCAGGACGGCGAGGTTCCGTTCGTATGGGAGAGCCGGCGTCCGGGCGGGCCGGCGAACGTCATCCACGCGGACCGCGCGGCGGGCCCGGACGGACTCCTCCACGTGCTGGAAGCGTGCGGCGCGCTGCTGGTCGCCATGGTCAGGACGGCGCCGCCGGACGTGCGGGCGCACCACGTCTTCGGCGCGTCCGACCCGGCCGGCTTCGCCGCCATGGGCACCGTCGAGGCGCTCCTCCACACCCACGACCTCGCGGCCGGCCTCGGCCTGGCCTGGAACCCGCCCGCCGACGTGTGCGCCCGCGTGCGCACCCGCCTGTTTCCCGACGCGCCGGCGGACACCGACCCGTGGGCCACCCTGCTGTGGGCCACGGGCCGCGGCGAACTCCCGGGCCGGGAACGGGTCACGCGGTGGCGGTGGGACGGGCGACCGCGGGAGTAG
- a CDS encoding helix-turn-helix domain-containing protein, with amino-acid sequence MTLRLHFEAEDLARVRVTPVPDPLAEATFSLPLLQSPGLGATAFDGWRERSLRRLTPAVRPLLELAPAGLDEYVPEAFIRVRGSASLDDSLRATWSMPRRIWTADLSVTEEWRPVVPRWVGDLHTGDREAARLVDRGFRAYYDAAIAPYWPQLAAAAHADRTHRARILADHGVERLLADLHPTLRWESPVLHAPCTLDIDLRLGGRGVLLTPTFFLTAPVLRLDSADPDAPLEIRYPIARETAAHLSVLTPPTGNGRPGELAHLEALMGRTRARVLAAAATGGSTAELARSAGVSPASASEHATVLRTAGLITTRRTGPSVRHALTPLGRALLENGPG; translated from the coding sequence ATGACCCTGCGCCTGCACTTCGAGGCGGAGGACCTCGCCCGGGTCCGCGTCACGCCCGTGCCCGACCCGCTCGCGGAGGCCACGTTCAGCCTGCCGCTGCTGCAGAGCCCCGGCCTGGGCGCTACCGCGTTCGACGGCTGGCGGGAGCGGTCGCTGCGCCGGCTCACCCCGGCCGTCCGGCCGCTGCTGGAACTGGCGCCGGCGGGGCTGGACGAGTACGTGCCCGAGGCGTTCATCCGGGTCCGCGGCTCGGCCTCGCTCGACGACAGCCTGCGGGCCACCTGGAGCATGCCGCGCCGGATCTGGACGGCCGACCTGTCCGTCACCGAGGAGTGGCGGCCCGTCGTCCCCCGCTGGGTCGGCGACCTGCACACCGGCGACCGCGAGGCCGCCCGGCTCGTCGACCGGGGGTTCCGCGCCTACTACGACGCCGCCATCGCGCCCTACTGGCCCCAGCTCGCCGCCGCCGCCCACGCGGACCGCACCCACCGCGCCCGCATCCTCGCCGACCACGGCGTCGAGCGGCTGCTCGCCGACCTCCACCCCACCCTGCGCTGGGAGTCGCCGGTCCTGCACGCGCCCTGCACGCTGGACATCGACCTGCGCCTCGGCGGCCGGGGCGTGCTGCTCACCCCGACCTTCTTCCTCACCGCGCCGGTGCTCCGCCTGGACAGCGCCGACCCCGACGCGCCCCTGGAGATCCGCTACCCGATCGCCCGCGAAACGGCCGCCCACCTCTCCGTCCTCACCCCGCCCACCGGCAACGGACGCCCCGGTGAACTCGCCCACCTGGAGGCGCTGATGGGCCGCACTCGGGCCCGCGTCCTCGCCGCCGCCGCGACCGGCGGCAGCACCGCGGAACTCGCCCGGTCCGCCGGCGTCTCCCCGGCCTCCGCCAGTGAACACGCCACCGTGCTGCGGACGGCGGGCCTCATCACGACCCGCCGCACCGGCCCGTCGGTGCGGCACGCGCTGACACCGCTGGGGCGGGCGCTGCTGGAGAACGGGCCGGGGTGA
- a CDS encoding cupin domain-containing protein, with product MAGISAGLPEAWSSVVVGRVGTAQIKVLRMDGRTVPEERHEAAEALLVLDGLLRLAVDGRPVDVGPGALYTVPAGTPHAVLPGSQGTLVIVERAEG from the coding sequence ATGGCCGGTATATCCGCCGGGCTGCCCGAAGCCTGGAGTTCGGTGGTCGTGGGGCGGGTGGGGACCGCGCAGATCAAAGTGCTGCGGATGGACGGGCGTACGGTGCCGGAGGAGCGGCACGAGGCGGCCGAGGCGCTGCTCGTCCTCGACGGTCTGCTCCGGCTGGCCGTCGACGGGCGCCCGGTGGACGTCGGGCCGGGTGCGCTGTACACCGTGCCCGCGGGCACTCCGCACGCGGTACTGCCGGGCAGTCAGGGGACGTTGGTGATCGTGGAGCGGGCGGAGGGGTGA
- a CDS encoding putative protein N(5)-glutamine methyltransferase, with the protein MSIPSPLSSIPSLSSPSSLSSLSSVVTRLRAAGCVFAEEEAELLRSAASSAADSAAALDALVERRVSGVPLEHVVGWAEFAGLRVAVGPGVFVPRRRTEFLVERAVAAARPGAVVLDLCCGSGAVGAAVAAALGTVELHAADVEPAAVHYARRNLGPAARVYEGDLYAPLPAHLKGRVDVLVANAPYVPTGEIPLLPPEARDHEPLVTLDGGADGLDVQRRVAAEAVRWLAPGGLLLMETSERQAVRSMALFAASGLVPRLAVCDERNATVVTGTRPGRGRVRSSPGSLPNGRPVDDPVRIRSRHP; encoded by the coding sequence ATGTCGATACCATCCCCCCTTTCCTCGATTCCCTCCCTCTCCTCCCCCTCCTCCCTTTCCTCCCTTTCCTCCGTCGTCACCAGGCTGCGTGCCGCGGGGTGCGTCTTCGCGGAGGAGGAGGCCGAGTTGCTCCGCTCGGCCGCGAGTTCCGCGGCGGACTCCGCCGCCGCGCTCGACGCCCTCGTGGAACGGCGGGTCTCCGGCGTCCCCCTGGAACACGTGGTGGGCTGGGCCGAGTTCGCCGGGCTGCGCGTCGCCGTGGGCCCCGGGGTGTTCGTCCCCCGCCGCCGTACCGAGTTCCTGGTCGAGCGGGCCGTCGCGGCGGCCCGTCCCGGCGCGGTCGTCCTCGATCTGTGCTGCGGTTCCGGCGCGGTGGGCGCGGCGGTGGCCGCGGCCCTGGGCACCGTCGAACTGCACGCCGCCGACGTCGAACCGGCCGCCGTCCACTACGCCCGGCGCAACCTCGGGCCGGCGGCCCGGGTGTACGAGGGCGACCTCTACGCCCCGCTTCCCGCCCACCTCAAGGGCCGGGTGGACGTCCTGGTGGCCAATGCCCCCTACGTCCCCACCGGCGAGATCCCCCTGCTGCCTCCCGAGGCGCGCGACCACGAGCCCCTGGTGACGCTCGACGGCGGTGCGGACGGCCTGGACGTACAGCGCCGCGTGGCAGCGGAGGCCGTCCGGTGGCTGGCGCCGGGCGGCCTGCTGCTGATGGAGACGAGCGAGCGGCAGGCGGTGCGGTCGATGGCCCTGTTCGCCGCCTCGGGGCTGGTGCCGCGCCTGGCGGTCTGCGACGAACGGAACGCCACGGTCGTCACCGGCACCCGCCCGGGACGCGGGCGCGTCCGCTCCTCCCCCGGATCTTTGCCCAACGGTCGACCAGTCGACGACCCGGTGCGCATACGCTCCCGTCATCCCTGA
- a CDS encoding MarR family winged helix-turn-helix transcriptional regulator, whose amino-acid sequence MPAPTARPTESAESVKSAASTAPVKSTKASGSAKASESVRPAGPASPPVPSADVRMWHRFLALHAHVEHRLSTALQRHHGLGLSEYRALGFLAAAPRSELRMQELADRLGLNQSSVTRLVGRLHAAGFTYRDVCPDDKRGVYTVLEEAGRARHAAATATYEATLTAALEEAAENDEGAGATLAALRGTLG is encoded by the coding sequence ATGCCCGCACCGACCGCCAGGCCCACCGAGTCCGCCGAGTCAGTCAAGTCCGCCGCGTCCACCGCGCCCGTCAAGTCCACCAAGGCTTCCGGGTCCGCCAAGGCTTCCGAGTCCGTACGTCCGGCCGGTCCCGCCTCACCGCCCGTGCCCTCGGCGGACGTCCGGATGTGGCACCGCTTCCTCGCCCTCCACGCCCACGTCGAGCACCGGCTGAGCACCGCGCTCCAGCGCCACCACGGCCTCGGCCTCTCCGAGTACCGGGCGCTGGGCTTCCTCGCCGCCGCGCCCCGGAGCGAACTCCGCATGCAGGAACTGGCCGACCGGCTGGGGCTCAACCAGAGCTCCGTGACCCGCCTGGTCGGCCGGCTGCACGCGGCCGGCTTCACGTACCGCGACGTCTGCCCGGACGACAAGCGCGGCGTCTACACCGTCCTTGAGGAGGCCGGCCGCGCACGGCACGCCGCCGCCACCGCGACGTACGAGGCCACCCTCACCGCCGCCCTGGAGGAAGCCGCCGAGAACGACGAGGGCGCGGGGGCGACGCTCGCGGCCCTGCGCGGCACCCTGGGCTGA
- a CDS encoding DMT family transporter, which yields MAWIYLLIASVFEVVFALATNATEGFTRLGPSLLTAGAAAGGIFFLSLALRTLDVGVGYTVWTGIGSVGTVVLGSVIFDEAVNAWKVLAFALIIGGVLGLKLADGFGGSGEAGAGGEADAGGEDASATRRRTPASA from the coding sequence ATGGCCTGGATCTACCTGCTCATCGCGTCCGTCTTCGAGGTCGTCTTCGCCCTCGCCACCAACGCCACCGAGGGCTTCACCCGGTTGGGGCCCTCGCTGCTCACCGCCGGGGCCGCCGCGGGCGGCATCTTCTTCCTGAGCCTGGCGCTCCGGACGCTGGACGTCGGCGTGGGCTACACCGTCTGGACGGGCATCGGGTCCGTCGGCACGGTCGTCCTCGGCTCGGTGATCTTCGACGAGGCGGTCAACGCCTGGAAGGTGCTCGCCTTCGCCCTGATCATCGGCGGGGTGCTCGGACTCAAGCTCGCCGACGGGTTCGGCGGGTCCGGAGAAGCGGGCGCGGGCGGGGAAGCGGACGCGGGCGGCGAGGACGCGTCCGCCACCCGGCGTCGTACCCCGGCCTCCGCCTGA
- a CDS encoding DMT family transporter: MAWVFLAVAIVFEIAFALGTNATKGFTRLWPSVFTILAAAGGIFTLSQALRTLDVGVGYTIWTGIGSIGTVVLGAVLYKEKITLPKLLSFAAIIAGAVTLKLAAGA, translated from the coding sequence ATGGCCTGGGTCTTCCTCGCCGTCGCCATCGTCTTCGAGATCGCCTTCGCGCTGGGCACCAACGCCACCAAGGGCTTCACCCGGCTCTGGCCGTCCGTCTTCACGATCCTCGCCGCCGCCGGCGGCATCTTCACCCTCAGCCAGGCGCTCAGGACCCTCGACGTGGGCGTCGGCTACACGATCTGGACGGGCATCGGCTCCATCGGCACCGTCGTCCTCGGCGCCGTCCTCTACAAGGAGAAGATCACGCTGCCGAAGCTGCTCTCCTTCGCGGCGATCATCGCCGGGGCCGTCACGCTCAAGCTCGCGGCCGGCGCCTGA
- a CDS encoding amino acid permease, whose translation MQPPTTGGTTPAEPVDAVPGKGGAGIAEQAGPAGHGAEAAGGAATAEGYKRGLGTRQIQMIAIGGTIGTGLFLGAGTAISQAGPSLIIWYAVAGAVLFLVMRALGELLTHRPVSGSFAEYAREFLGPFWGYATAWTYWIMWVTTGMAEITAAGQYVKYWFPGVEQWQTALVSLVVLLAVNMISVKAFGELEFWFALIKVVAIVAMILVGLAVLVVGFGDVGDTASVTHLWKDGGVAPHGVHDSLMTLQIVLFAYLGVELVGVTAGEAEDPQKNIPRAINSLPVRFGLFYIGTLIVILSVVSWAEFSPGVSPFVAAFAKIGIPAAAGIVNFIVLTSALSSCNAGGLYSTARMLRTASVNGHAPKALSRLTGRGVPAPALWVSAVVMGLGVLINALDPEHAFAYITSVSTGGAILVWSVILVTHLRYRRAVAAGAAEPSPYRLPGAPYTNVLALAFFAFVTVLIAWSADTRIALYVMGVWIVLLLLGWAVLRRGRTTTRA comes from the coding sequence ATGCAGCCACCGACAACGGGCGGGACGACGCCCGCCGAGCCCGTGGACGCCGTTCCCGGCAAGGGCGGCGCGGGGATCGCGGAGCAGGCCGGGCCGGCCGGGCACGGCGCGGAGGCGGCCGGCGGGGCCGCGACCGCGGAGGGCTACAAGCGCGGACTCGGCACCCGGCAGATCCAGATGATCGCCATCGGCGGCACCATCGGCACGGGCCTGTTCCTGGGCGCCGGAACGGCCATATCCCAGGCCGGACCCAGCCTGATCATCTGGTACGCGGTGGCCGGCGCCGTCCTGTTCCTGGTGATGCGCGCGCTCGGCGAACTCCTCACCCACCGCCCGGTGTCCGGCAGTTTCGCCGAGTACGCCCGGGAGTTCCTCGGCCCGTTCTGGGGGTACGCGACCGCGTGGACCTACTGGATCATGTGGGTCACCACCGGCATGGCCGAGATCACCGCTGCGGGGCAGTACGTCAAGTACTGGTTCCCCGGGGTGGAGCAGTGGCAGACGGCCCTGGTGTCGCTGGTGGTGCTGCTGGCCGTGAACATGATCTCGGTGAAGGCTTTCGGCGAGCTGGAGTTCTGGTTCGCGCTCATCAAGGTCGTCGCCATCGTCGCGATGATCCTCGTCGGCCTCGCCGTCCTGGTCGTCGGCTTCGGCGACGTCGGTGACACCGCCTCCGTGACCCACCTGTGGAAGGACGGCGGCGTCGCGCCGCACGGCGTCCACGACTCGCTGATGACGCTTCAGATCGTCCTCTTCGCCTACCTCGGCGTCGAACTCGTCGGCGTCACCGCCGGCGAGGCGGAGGACCCGCAGAAGAACATCCCCCGGGCCATCAACAGCCTCCCGGTGCGCTTCGGCCTCTTCTACATCGGCACCCTGATCGTCATCCTCTCCGTGGTGAGCTGGGCCGAGTTCAGCCCGGGTGTGAGCCCCTTCGTCGCCGCCTTCGCCAAGATCGGCATTCCGGCCGCGGCGGGCATCGTCAACTTCATCGTGCTCACCTCCGCACTGTCCTCCTGCAACGCGGGCGGCCTCTACTCGACGGCCCGCATGCTGCGCACCGCCTCCGTCAACGGCCACGCGCCCAAGGCCCTCTCCCGGCTCACCGGCCGCGGCGTCCCGGCCCCCGCCCTGTGGGTGTCGGCGGTCGTCATGGGACTCGGCGTCCTCATCAACGCCCTCGACCCGGAGCACGCGTTCGCCTACATCACCTCGGTCTCGACGGGCGGCGCCATCCTCGTCTGGAGCGTCATCCTCGTCACCCACCTCCGCTACCGCCGGGCGGTCGCGGCGGGAGCGGCGGAACCCTCCCCGTACCGCCTCCCCGGTGCCCCCTACACCAACGTCCTGGCGCTGGCCTTCTTCGCGTTCGTGACCGTCCTCATCGCCTGGAGCGCGGACACCCGCATCGCCCTCTACGTGATGGGCGTCTGGATCGTCCTGCTGCTCCTGGGCTGGGCGGTCCTGCGGCGGGGGAGGACGACGACCCGGGCCTGA
- a CDS encoding DinB family protein: MTTTPDGRPVPPPLAGERETLESWLDFQRATLETKCRGLDDEQVRRTSVTPSTMSLLGLVRHMELVERNWFQRVFAGRTVPEFPADAGFGLDPAQGLDEALAAWRAEIAVGRELIADASLDDVGRLSPDEGKWLGSQEVSLRWILIHLIEEYARHNGHADLLREAVDGVTGV, from the coding sequence ATGACGACGACACCCGATGGCCGCCCTGTTCCGCCCCCGCTCGCCGGTGAGCGCGAGACGCTGGAAAGCTGGCTCGACTTCCAGCGCGCGACGCTCGAGACCAAGTGCCGGGGTCTCGACGACGAGCAGGTGCGCCGCACCTCCGTCACGCCTTCCACGATGTCCCTGCTGGGCCTGGTCCGCCACATGGAGCTGGTGGAACGGAACTGGTTCCAGCGGGTGTTCGCCGGCCGGACGGTGCCGGAGTTCCCGGCGGACGCCGGCTTCGGTCTCGATCCCGCGCAGGGGCTGGACGAGGCCCTGGCCGCCTGGCGGGCCGAGATCGCGGTGGGCCGGGAGCTGATCGCGGACGCGTCGCTGGACGACGTGGGGCGGCTGTCGCCGGATGAGGGGAAGTGGCTGGGTTCGCAGGAGGTGTCCCTGCGCTGGATCCTCATCCACCTGATAGAGGAGTACGCGCGGCACAACGGGCACGCGGATCTGCTCCGGGAGGCGGTGGACGGGGTTACGGGCGTGTGA
- the serC gene encoding phosphoserine transaminase translates to MADIQIPADIKPADGRFGAGPSKVRPEALAALAATGSSLLGTSHRQAPVKNLVGSVRDGISALFSLPDGYEVILGNGGSTAFWDIATHGLIESKSQHLSFGEFSSKFAKAAKLAPWLAEPTVVSADPGTHPEAHAEPGTDVYALTHNETSTGVAMPIRRVAGADEGALVLVDATSGAGGLPVDIAETDVYYFAPQKSFASDGGLWIGVFSPAALERAARVHASGRHVPEFFSLPTAIDNSLKNQTYNTPSLATLFLLDEQLKWLNGQGGLDFAVRRTATSARALYGWAEASKHATPFVTDPAKRSQVIGTIDFSDDVDAAAVAKVLRANGVVDTEPYRKLGRNQLRVAMFPAIDPADVEALTACVDYVVERL, encoded by the coding sequence GTGGCTGACATCCAGATCCCCGCCGACATCAAGCCCGCCGACGGCCGTTTCGGCGCCGGCCCGTCCAAGGTGCGCCCGGAGGCGCTCGCCGCCCTGGCGGCCACCGGATCCTCCCTGCTCGGTACGTCCCACCGCCAGGCGCCGGTGAAGAACCTCGTCGGATCGGTCCGCGACGGCATCAGCGCGCTGTTCTCACTCCCCGACGGCTACGAGGTGATCCTCGGCAACGGCGGGTCCACCGCGTTCTGGGACATCGCCACCCACGGCCTGATCGAGTCCAAGTCGCAGCACCTCTCGTTCGGCGAGTTCTCGTCGAAGTTCGCCAAGGCCGCGAAGCTCGCGCCCTGGCTCGCGGAGCCGACCGTCGTCTCCGCCGACCCCGGCACCCACCCCGAGGCGCACGCCGAGCCCGGCACCGACGTCTACGCGCTCACCCACAACGAGACGTCCACCGGCGTCGCCATGCCGATCCGGCGCGTGGCGGGGGCGGACGAGGGGGCGCTCGTCCTGGTGGACGCCACCTCCGGCGCGGGCGGCCTGCCCGTGGACATCGCCGAGACGGACGTCTACTACTTCGCTCCGCAGAAGTCCTTCGCCTCCGACGGCGGGCTGTGGATCGGCGTCTTCTCCCCCGCCGCGCTGGAGCGCGCCGCCCGGGTGCACGCCTCCGGCCGGCACGTCCCCGAGTTCTTCTCGCTGCCCACCGCGATCGACAACTCGCTGAAGAACCAGACATACAACACCCCGTCGCTCGCCACCCTGTTCCTCCTCGACGAGCAGCTGAAGTGGCTGAACGGCCAGGGCGGGCTGGACTTCGCCGTCCGCCGCACCGCCACCTCGGCCCGCGCCCTCTACGGCTGGGCGGAGGCGTCCAAGCACGCCACCCCGTTCGTCACCGACCCGGCCAAGCGGTCGCAGGTCATCGGCACGATCGACTTCTCGGACGACGTCGACGCGGCGGCCGTGGCCAAGGTGCTGCGCGCCAACGGCGTCGTCGACACCGAGCCGTACCGCAAGCTGGGCCGCAACCAGCTCCGCGTGGCCATGTTCCCGGCGATCGACCCGGCGGACGTCGAGGCGCTGACGGCGTGCGTCGACTACGTCGTGGAGCGGCTGTAA
- a CDS encoding PadR family transcriptional regulator, producing the protein MATPQAAWTRAVLTLCLLGVLDREGPSYGYALLGRLHAAGLDAVKPATLYPALTRLAEEGAVDVRWTAGEQGPGRKYYGLTDEGRRRLAEQRAAWTAFHGTVTRLAGEGGGEGPAAEPEPETEPGPGEEPEGDEA; encoded by the coding sequence TTGGCGACGCCCCAGGCGGCCTGGACGCGCGCGGTGCTCACCCTGTGCCTGCTCGGCGTCCTGGACCGCGAGGGTCCGAGCTACGGCTACGCGCTGCTCGGCCGGCTGCACGCGGCCGGTCTCGACGCGGTGAAGCCGGCCACGCTCTACCCCGCGCTGACCCGCCTGGCGGAGGAAGGCGCCGTCGACGTTCGGTGGACGGCGGGCGAACAGGGGCCCGGCCGCAAGTACTACGGCCTCACCGACGAGGGCCGGCGCCGTCTCGCCGAGCAGCGCGCCGCGTGGACCGCCTTCCACGGCACGGTGACGCGACTGGCGGGAGAAGGCGGGGGAGAGGGACCGGCAGCGGAGCCGGAGCCGGAGACGGAGCCGGGACCGGGAGAGGAACCGGAAGGGGACGAGGCATGA
- a CDS encoding class I SAM-dependent DNA methyltransferase: MTEPDALSTTREAYDDIAATYADLFRDHLRERPLERALLSAFAELVRTNGDGPVADLGCGPGHITAHLHELGLHAFGVDASPTMIELAREASPALRFEIGLMAALDIEDGTLGGILSRWSVIHTPPRDLPAVLAEFGRVLAPGGHLLISFPATDAPDDEPQPYDHRVATAYRWSPDRFSALLREHGLTESSRLLIEPEPTDRRQFREVQLLARKA, translated from the coding sequence ATGACCGAACCCGACGCCCTCTCCACCACCCGCGAGGCATACGACGACATCGCCGCCACCTACGCGGACCTCTTCCGCGACCATCTGCGCGAACGCCCCCTGGAACGCGCCCTCCTGAGCGCCTTCGCCGAGCTGGTGCGGACGAACGGCGACGGCCCGGTCGCCGACCTCGGCTGCGGGCCCGGCCACATCACGGCCCACCTCCACGAGCTGGGCCTGCACGCCTTCGGTGTCGACGCCTCGCCCACGATGATCGAGCTGGCCCGTGAGGCGAGCCCCGCCCTGCGGTTCGAGATCGGCCTGATGGCCGCCCTGGACATCGAGGACGGCACGCTCGGCGGCATCCTCTCGCGCTGGTCCGTCATCCACACCCCGCCCCGGGACCTGCCCGCCGTCCTGGCCGAGTTCGGCCGGGTCCTGGCCCCCGGCGGACACCTCCTGATCTCCTTCCCCGCGACGGACGCCCCGGACGACGAACCGCAGCCCTACGACCACAGGGTGGCGACGGCCTACCGCTGGTCCCCGGACCGCTTCTCCGCCCTCCTCCGCGAGCACGGCCTGACGGAATCCTCCCGCCTGCTGATCGAACCGGAACCCACGGACCGCCGGCAGTTCCGCGAGGTCCAACTCCTGGCGCGGAAGGCGTAG